From Triticum aestivum cultivar Chinese Spring chromosome 4A, IWGSC CS RefSeq v2.1, whole genome shotgun sequence, a single genomic window includes:
- the LOC123082494 gene encoding histidine-containing phosphotransfer protein 2-like isoform X2, which yields MSSEPLWPATKKLHEAEITHHAVKEVLVAGKEGTAEHFEAAKADHELIHSSTSSTMAAAALRERLNNLVTSMFATGMLDENFHQLQSMEEDGTAARGYAADMINLFIKDTKRILNDIAGLLSQPVVDYDMVDVLVRQLKGSSYSVGAKKVNLSCMQFRRFNEPRSKERCLMALALAWSEFCDVRSKFEAMMQIYCLISELEEQIATYGPK from the exons ATGAGCTCCGAGCCACTCTGGCCGGCGACGAAGAAGCTCCACGAGGCGGAGATCACGCACCATGCCGTGAAGGAGGTGCTGGTGGCTGGCAAAGAGGGCACCGCCGAACACTTCGAGGCGGCAAAGGCGGACCACGAGCTC ATCCACTCCAGCACCTCATCGACAATGGCAGCTGCCGCGCTCAGAGAACGGCTGAACAACCTCGTCACATCCATGTTCGCCACA GGCATGCTGGACGAGAATTTCCACCAACTGCAGTCCATGGAGGAGGATGGCACCGCAGCCCGGGGCTACGCTGCCGACATGATCAACCTCTTCATCAAGGACACCAAGAGGATCCTCAACGACATTGCTGGCCTGCT GAGCCAACCCGTGGTGGACTACGACATGGTGGACGTCCTCGTGCGTCAGCTCAAGGGGTCCAGCTACAG TGTTGGTGCTAAGAAAGTGAACCTATCCTGCATGCAATTCCGCCGGTTCAATGAGCCAAGAAGCAAAGAAAG GTGCCTCATGGCGTTGGCTCTTGCTTGGAGTGAGTTCTGTGATGTGCGAAGCAAGTTCGAGGCTATGATGCAG ATATACTGTTTGATTTCTGAG CTGGAGGAGCAGATCGCAACATATGGTCCTAAGTAG
- the LOC123082494 gene encoding histidine-containing phosphotransfer protein 2-like isoform X1, whose protein sequence is MAAAALRERLNNLVTSMFATGMLDENFHQLQSMEEDGTAARGYAADMINLFIKDTKRILNDIAGLLSQPVVDYDMVDVLVRQLKGSSYSVGAKKVNLSCMQFRRFNEPRSKERCLMALALAWSEFCDVRSKFEAMMQLEEQIATYGPK, encoded by the exons ATGGCAGCTGCCGCGCTCAGAGAACGGCTGAACAACCTCGTCACATCCATGTTCGCCACA GGCATGCTGGACGAGAATTTCCACCAACTGCAGTCCATGGAGGAGGATGGCACCGCAGCCCGGGGCTACGCTGCCGACATGATCAACCTCTTCATCAAGGACACCAAGAGGATCCTCAACGACATTGCTGGCCTGCT GAGCCAACCCGTGGTGGACTACGACATGGTGGACGTCCTCGTGCGTCAGCTCAAGGGGTCCAGCTACAG TGTTGGTGCTAAGAAAGTGAACCTATCCTGCATGCAATTCCGCCGGTTCAATGAGCCAAGAAGCAAAGAAAG GTGCCTCATGGCGTTGGCTCTTGCTTGGAGTGAGTTCTGTGATGTGCGAAGCAAGTTCGAGGCTATGATGCAG CTGGAGGAGCAGATCGCAACATATGGTCCTAAGTAG